A single uncultured Acetobacterium sp. DNA region contains:
- a CDS encoding MarR family transcriptional regulator, translated as MNNLSIIVRHSKVFCEHRLRDFGVGFPEQVILMYLASNNGVNQEAIAQHFMLDKGAIAKTLRKLEEKGLIERHQNPENKRENLISIAPDGQSILGEMGKALTEWNQYFFEGLSAEDIRQYERITNIIADNVAKLNEKNSELNQ; from the coding sequence ATGAACAATCTTTCAATTATAGTACGTCATAGTAAGGTGTTTTGCGAACACCGTTTGCGTGATTTTGGGGTGGGATTTCCTGAACAGGTGATCCTGATGTATTTGGCCTCAAACAATGGCGTGAATCAAGAAGCCATTGCCCAGCATTTTATGCTGGATAAAGGAGCAATTGCCAAAACGCTGCGAAAGCTGGAGGAAAAAGGCCTGATTGAACGCCATCAGAATCCCGAAAACAAACGGGAAAATCTCATCTCGATTGCTCCGGATGGACAAAGCATTTTGGGGGAAATGGGAAAGGCGTTGACCGAATGGAATCAGTATTTTTTTGAAGGACTCAGTGCCGAAGACATCAGACAATATGAACGGATTACGAATATTATTGCTGACAATGTGGCCAAGCTCAATGAAAAAAATAGTGAGCTCAACCAATAA
- a CDS encoding zinc-ribbon domain-containing protein, with product MICKKCGTQITENSEFCSQCAATLKNETLISPSEGKTSLVGWSTCYQNPEIVAVVKKKNKSFIGYVWALVLVFPLGFLIAGLFLKTMSLVGGLIIGLVLGMLMVVINMIFIKNRRNQIWEGVITEKYQKETAEEESDHIDTDYVLMIEKSDGQKHPMIYQNRREMYDYYNIGDRVRYYVGLATYEKYDKSKDQIIYCNVCLTENPISNERCENCNNLLFK from the coding sequence ATGATATGTAAAAAATGCGGTACACAAATAACTGAGAATTCAGAGTTTTGCAGTCAATGCGCGGCCACGTTAAAAAATGAAACGTTAATATCTCCATCAGAAGGTAAGACAAGTCTTGTCGGTTGGTCAACGTGTTATCAGAACCCTGAGATCGTTGCTGTGGTTAAAAAGAAAAACAAATCGTTCATCGGATACGTCTGGGCTTTGGTGCTGGTGTTTCCACTTGGCTTTCTCATTGCGGGATTGTTTTTGAAAACGATGTCCCTTGTCGGTGGGCTAATTATTGGTTTAGTTTTGGGTATGTTGATGGTGGTTATCAATATGATTTTCATAAAGAACCGGAGAAATCAGATCTGGGAAGGTGTAATTACCGAGAAATATCAGAAAGAAACAGCCGAAGAAGAGTCAGATCATATTGATACCGATTATGTACTTATGATTGAAAAAAGCGATGGTCAAAAGCATCCAATGATTTATCAGAATCGCAGAGAAATGTATGACTATTATAATATCGGAGACCGGGTGCGATATTATGTAGGCTTGGCGACCTATGAAAAATATGATAAATCTAAAGATCAGATAATCTACTGTAATGTATGTCTGACAGAAAATCCGATTTCAAACGAGCGATGCGAAAATTGCAACAATCTGCTGTTTAAATAA
- a CDS encoding uroporphyrinogen decarboxylase family protein: MNKIPFDSKELQVVGEIPNFFGTTDPIFDSPVTMKENYSLTMKKEPVWESLGNESGLFCPAVVPDNIARAFVFEANMLPPQDGIDMFGIPWEYVPDAQGSMVRPGNHILEDANDWKEVIKFPDIDSWDWEGSAKANNGTFLNGNAFILAWQINGWWFERLISFMGFEGAAEALIDEDQTDAVKEIFEATTDLACRIVDKFVEHFDYIDGFTIHDDWGSQRSPFFSEATAQEMIVPYMRKLTDHIHSKGLWADLHSCGHIESRIQCILDAGWDSWSPQNMNDTIKIFETYGDKICLGLIPESFDPETTSEEDQREIARQFAEKVCVPGKSSFISVYAVLGGLVTPAFREELYKQSRIFYSN; this comes from the coding sequence ATGAATAAAATACCATTTGATTCCAAAGAACTGCAGGTTGTAGGGGAAATTCCAAATTTTTTTGGTACTACCGATCCGATTTTTGATTCACCTGTGACCATGAAAGAGAATTATTCACTAACCATGAAAAAAGAACCGGTTTGGGAAAGTCTGGGAAATGAGTCCGGTTTATTCTGTCCTGCAGTTGTTCCAGATAATATTGCCAGAGCCTTTGTTTTTGAAGCGAATATGTTGCCCCCTCAAGATGGGATCGATATGTTCGGCATTCCCTGGGAATATGTACCCGACGCTCAGGGTTCGATGGTCAGACCCGGTAACCACATTTTAGAGGATGCCAATGACTGGAAAGAAGTGATCAAATTCCCAGATATTGACAGTTGGGACTGGGAAGGAAGCGCAAAAGCAAATAATGGAACTTTTTTAAATGGCAATGCCTTTATTCTGGCTTGGCAAATTAACGGATGGTGGTTTGAACGATTGATTTCTTTTATGGGATTTGAAGGAGCTGCTGAAGCCCTGATTGATGAAGATCAAACCGATGCTGTTAAAGAAATTTTTGAAGCAACCACTGATTTGGCTTGCCGCATCGTGGATAAATTCGTTGAGCATTTTGATTACATTGACGGGTTTACCATCCATGATGACTGGGGTTCGCAACGGTCGCCTTTCTTCTCTGAAGCAACCGCCCAGGAAATGATTGTACCCTATATGAGAAAACTCACCGATCATATTCATTCAAAAGGCCTCTGGGCAGATCTCCACAGTTGTGGTCACATTGAGTCCCGAATTCAATGTATTCTGGATGCCGGCTGGGACTCATGGAGTCCTCAGAACATGAACGATACGATCAAGATTTTTGAAACCTATGGCGATAAAATCTGCCTGGGACTGATACCAGAGAGCTTTGATCCGGAAACAACCAGCGAAGAAGATCAGCGTGAAATTGCCCGACAATTCGCAGAAAAAGTCTGTGTCCCCGGAAAATCGTCATTTATCAGCGTCTATGCCGTATTGGGCGGACTGGTGACACCAGCTTTTCGGGAAGAGCTTTATAAACAATCCCGCATCTTTTATAGTAATTAA
- a CDS encoding GNAT family N-acetyltransferase: MLGAIIGDIAGSRFEFNNHRSKDFELFVETCEVTDDSIMTLAVAKAIMEAGKYGCLPLENGISNREYYRRVETLTIKTMPEIGRNYPHCGYGGRFGRWIFSEDPQPYNSFGNGAAMRISPAAFAARSEAEARILSEVITRVTHNHPEGLKGAEAVVVAIYMARNGASKDAIRDRINACYYQLDFTIDEIRDTYQFNETCQETVPQAIQAFLESTSFDDAIRTAISVGGDSDTLAAITGAIAEAYYEMPKELEEKALSHLDADLREIYDEWQSYLKTGPRTILIREANPEERELLFRDGYQEWSKNRTLEEYVRDNSREDHFGKRFVIDLEGKIVSSLIVLNLEAIMGKPIYGIGSVLTPKPHTGKGYATMLLKNCIKQIEKDEDALIFLFSDINPDFYKKLGFKLLPKELQKSGKSPCMVRCGELDWHNLLKVSIDRMPAYF; this comes from the coding sequence ATGCTTGGTGCAATTATCGGGGACATTGCCGGTTCCCGTTTTGAATTCAATAATCATCGAAGCAAAGACTTTGAGCTGTTTGTGGAGACCTGTGAGGTTACTGATGACAGTATTATGACTCTGGCGGTAGCCAAAGCGATTATGGAAGCCGGCAAATATGGCTGTCTGCCGTTGGAAAATGGCATCAGTAATCGAGAATACTATCGGCGGGTTGAAACATTAACAATTAAAACCATGCCGGAAATCGGCCGGAACTATCCTCACTGTGGTTATGGTGGTCGGTTTGGGCGCTGGATTTTCAGCGAAGATCCCCAGCCCTATAACAGCTTTGGCAATGGTGCGGCCATGCGGATTAGTCCAGCCGCCTTTGCCGCAAGATCCGAAGCCGAAGCGCGGATACTATCAGAAGTGATTACCCGGGTTACCCATAATCACCCTGAAGGTCTAAAGGGTGCTGAAGCTGTTGTGGTGGCCATTTACATGGCCCGAAATGGCGCAAGCAAAGATGCCATCCGGGACCGGATCAATGCTTGTTATTATCAACTGGATTTTACCATCGATGAGATCCGAGACACCTACCAGTTTAACGAAACCTGTCAGGAAACGGTGCCCCAGGCTATCCAGGCTTTTTTGGAATCGACTTCTTTTGATGATGCCATCCGGACAGCTATTTCGGTAGGTGGTGATAGCGACACTCTGGCTGCCATCACCGGCGCCATTGCCGAGGCATATTATGAGATGCCAAAAGAACTGGAAGAAAAAGCGCTGTCTCATCTAGATGCGGATCTTCGCGAGATTTATGATGAATGGCAAAGCTATCTTAAAACCGGTCCTCGAACAATCCTTATTAGAGAAGCAAACCCTGAGGAGCGAGAACTCCTATTCAGGGATGGTTATCAGGAGTGGTCGAAAAACAGAACCTTAGAAGAATACGTCCGGGACAACTCAAGAGAAGACCACTTTGGAAAACGTTTTGTCATCGATTTGGAGGGGAAAATCGTCAGTTCGTTGATCGTTTTGAACTTGGAAGCAATTATGGGGAAACCCATTTACGGCATCGGTTCGGTGCTCACTCCCAAACCCCATACTGGTAAAGGTTATGCAACGATGCTGTTGAAAAATTGTATTAAACAGATTGAAAAAGACGAAGATGCGCTGATTTTTCTTTTCTCTGATATCAATCCGGATTTTTACAAAAAACTGGGCTTCAAATTGCTCCCAAAAGAACTGCAGAAAAGCGGAAAAAGTCCGTGTATGGTCAGGTGTGGGGAGCTGGATTGGCATAATCTGCTCAAGGTTTCGATTGATCGGATGCCAGCGTATTTTTAA
- a CDS encoding GDSL-type esterase/lipase family protein has protein sequence MKIICFGDSLTFGYQVSREEKWHVIAEKKTKIQMVNRGVSGDTTAGMLERIQKQVLDAKPDGVILMGGYNDIFFSRNWERAAQNMSTMADQSKANDIKVFVAIPPPIHLPVVFKEGGEMVDFEKSAVMIEAYCQWLRDYMVSSRIPTLDFRASIDWNDKDLYLDGIHQSPAGHQRMADSFIAFWESSQEVMSVS, from the coding sequence GTGAAAATAATATGTTTTGGCGACAGTCTGACCTTTGGTTACCAGGTGTCCCGGGAAGAAAAATGGCATGTGATTGCAGAAAAAAAGACTAAAATTCAGATGGTCAATCGCGGTGTCAGCGGGGATACCACCGCGGGTATGCTGGAACGGATCCAGAAACAGGTGTTGGATGCAAAACCCGATGGAGTGATCCTGATGGGCGGCTACAATGATATCTTTTTTAGCCGCAACTGGGAGCGGGCCGCTCAAAATATGAGTACAATGGCTGACCAGTCCAAAGCTAATGATATTAAGGTTTTTGTCGCTATCCCTCCACCGATTCATTTGCCGGTGGTCTTTAAAGAAGGTGGTGAGATGGTCGATTTTGAAAAATCGGCGGTAATGATTGAAGCCTACTGCCAGTGGTTAAGAGATTATATGGTATCGTCCCGGATCCCAACCCTAGATTTCAGAGCATCCATCGACTGGAATGACAAAGATCTGTATCTGGATGGGATTCATCAGAGTCCTGCCGGTCATCAGCGAATGGCGGACAGTTTCATCGCATTTTGGGAATCCAGCCAAGAAGTTATGTCAGTCAGCTGA
- a CDS encoding methyl-accepting chemotaxis protein, whose translation MNNKRGLLVRMLLSIGLPVAIIFAVVAGTVLYVVDQSITEIRVNELSARSESVSHQIETYFTKYLEDAKQLSTSPEIQDLFNQVTPGVGITTTANFPEIKQNLDNVAASDQDNIQVAWIADVDSSQFTQSDGVVSDSTYDINARPWFKELVAQKKVFISEPYVDITTQKIIVSVVAPVFKPGTQELVGATCVDVSIDRIKEIIAENKIGEAGFFVVSTNSGMVFDHPNVDYNNGKLTDTDMSENIIAALMDKTTGSITYSTGGTENRGYVTEIGDTGWVLATGLPTTEFNEAFSGIRTMMLFIFGLGLLVIVGIIVASTKNFIRPITRLAKAADRLALGDVDIDQTMAEDAKNDEIGELTRSFVNMAGNIREQAEAAQAIAKGDLAIDFKPKSSGDVLGNSMVSIKESIGNLVSDTIMLSDAAIHGDFTRRAAADNHSGEYAQVISGVNQTLDTVVDKMFWYEAIIDGIPFPVHVTDNDMKWTFMNHAFEELMIENGVIQDRVSACGMDCYNAGASICQTQGCGIRQLVDQGSSESYFEWVGRSNKQATAYLKNRNSENVGFIEVVTDITPIIRVSDYTKAEVARLGENLIHLAEGNLDFDMNCGAADEYTSEVSAQFNEINNSLMLVKESIGTLIDDATMITNAVIDGNLRARADTSIFQGAWREVVGGMNAILEELNKPLGEVMEVMEAISNGNLRVRINGEYRGDVDLLKHSVNSTATLLDGVVGEITEKIEQLSQGNLDIENAQAFRGDFVTISNALNVIIHSLNEVMGDINIAAEQVNGGANQVSDSSQALAQGSTEQASSIQELTASIAEIADQTKNNAVDANKARELATDVMGNAEKGNRQMTEMQRSMVEINKSSVDISKIIKVIDDIAFQTNILALNAAVEAARAGQHGKGFAVVAEEVRTLAARSAEAAKETTVLIEGSISNVQEGTKIADDTAGALDEIVSGIGKVTSLIGNIAGASNEQATGIAQINLGVEQVAQVVQQNSATAEQSAAASEELSGQSVLLKQMIDQFKIRKV comes from the coding sequence ATGAATAATAAGAGAGGTTTACTCGTCCGGATGTTGTTAAGCATCGGGCTGCCGGTTGCTATTATTTTTGCAGTTGTTGCCGGCACCGTTCTGTATGTGGTCGATCAGTCTATTACTGAAATTAGAGTTAATGAATTATCAGCTCGGTCTGAATCGGTTTCACATCAAATTGAAACATATTTTACAAAATATCTGGAGGACGCCAAGCAACTGTCAACGAGTCCGGAAATCCAGGACCTGTTTAATCAAGTGACTCCAGGGGTGGGTATTACCACAACTGCCAATTTTCCAGAAATCAAGCAAAATCTGGATAATGTGGCTGCATCAGATCAAGACAATATTCAAGTGGCCTGGATTGCTGATGTAGACTCTAGCCAGTTTACCCAATCTGACGGAGTGGTTTCAGATTCAACATATGACATTAATGCTCGACCCTGGTTTAAAGAATTGGTAGCTCAAAAGAAGGTTTTTATCTCGGAACCCTATGTAGATATCACCACTCAAAAAATCATCGTCAGCGTGGTTGCCCCGGTGTTCAAACCGGGAACCCAGGAACTGGTAGGGGCCACCTGTGTGGATGTATCGATCGACCGGATCAAAGAGATCATTGCTGAAAACAAAATTGGCGAAGCTGGATTTTTTGTTGTTTCAACCAATAGCGGTATGGTTTTTGACCATCCTAACGTTGATTATAACAATGGGAAACTCACCGACACTGACATGTCAGAGAATATCATTGCGGCTCTCATGGATAAAACAACGGGATCCATCACCTATTCAACCGGCGGCACCGAAAATAGGGGCTATGTCACCGAAATTGGCGACACCGGCTGGGTACTGGCAACCGGATTGCCAACAACGGAATTTAATGAAGCCTTTTCAGGAATTCGGACCATGATGCTGTTTATTTTTGGACTGGGACTTCTGGTCATTGTGGGAATCATCGTCGCGTCAACAAAGAACTTCATCCGTCCCATTACCCGACTGGCCAAAGCCGCTGATCGTCTGGCACTGGGTGATGTGGACATCGACCAGACCATGGCTGAAGACGCCAAGAACGACGAAATTGGTGAGCTTACCCGATCCTTTGTGAATATGGCGGGAAACATCCGGGAACAGGCTGAAGCCGCCCAAGCCATTGCCAAAGGTGATTTGGCTATCGATTTTAAACCAAAATCGTCGGGAGATGTGCTGGGTAACAGTATGGTTTCAATTAAAGAATCAATTGGAAATTTGGTTTCGGATACCATTATGCTTTCCGATGCAGCTATTCATGGCGATTTCACCAGACGAGCAGCCGCGGACAACCACTCGGGCGAGTATGCCCAGGTTATTTCCGGTGTCAATCAGACTCTCGATACTGTGGTAGACAAGATGTTCTGGTATGAGGCCATCATCGACGGGATTCCATTCCCGGTTCATGTTACCGACAATGACATGAAATGGACCTTTATGAACCATGCATTTGAAGAGCTGATGATTGAGAATGGTGTAATCCAGGATCGGGTTTCTGCCTGTGGGATGGATTGCTACAACGCCGGGGCCAGCATTTGTCAAACCCAAGGCTGTGGAATCAGACAACTGGTGGATCAGGGATCATCAGAAAGCTATTTTGAATGGGTTGGCCGCAGCAATAAACAGGCAACTGCTTATCTTAAAAACAGAAATAGCGAAAATGTCGGTTTCATTGAAGTGGTTACCGATATTACGCCGATTATTCGTGTCAGCGATTATACAAAAGCTGAAGTAGCCCGTCTGGGTGAAAATCTGATCCATTTAGCAGAAGGAAATCTGGACTTTGATATGAATTGTGGTGCTGCCGATGAGTATACCTCGGAAGTCAGTGCTCAGTTTAATGAGATCAATAATAGTCTGATGCTGGTCAAAGAATCCATTGGCACCTTAATTGATGATGCCACCATGATTACCAATGCTGTCATTGATGGAAATCTCCGGGCCAGAGCTGATACCAGCATCTTCCAGGGCGCATGGCGGGAAGTAGTCGGCGGAATGAATGCCATTTTGGAAGAACTGAATAAACCCCTGGGGGAAGTGATGGAAGTCATGGAAGCCATTTCCAATGGAAATCTGCGAGTACGGATTAATGGCGAGTATCGGGGAGATGTGGATTTACTCAAACATAGCGTTAATTCAACGGCCACCTTGCTGGACGGGGTTGTTGGGGAAATTACCGAAAAAATCGAACAATTATCTCAGGGAAATCTGGATATCGAAAACGCCCAAGCTTTTCGGGGCGATTTTGTGACCATTTCCAATGCACTGAATGTGATCATTCATTCGCTCAATGAGGTCATGGGAGATATTAATATCGCCGCCGAGCAAGTGAATGGCGGCGCTAATCAGGTGTCCGATAGTAGTCAGGCATTGGCTCAGGGGTCCACCGAACAGGCCAGCTCCATTCAGGAACTGACCGCCTCTATTGCTGAAATTGCTGATCAGACCAAAAATAACGCTGTTGATGCCAACAAAGCTAGAGAATTGGCTACTGATGTGATGGGTAATGCTGAAAAAGGCAATCGCCAGATGACCGAAATGCAGCGTTCCATGGTTGAAATTAATAAATCATCCGTGGATATTTCCAAAATTATTAAAGTGATTGATGATATCGCTTTCCAGACTAATATCCTGGCGCTTAACGCTGCGGTTGAAGCCGCTCGGGCTGGACAGCATGGTAAGGGGTTTGCGGTGGTCGCCGAAGAAGTTCGGACATTAGCGGCCAGGAGTGCAGAAGCGGCTAAAGAGACCACGGTGCTGATTGAAGGATCCATCAGCAATGTTCAGGAAGGAACAAAAATAGCTGATGACACTGCCGGAGCACTGGATGAAATTGTCTCAGGAATTGGCAAGGTTACCAGCTTAATTGGTAACATTGCTGGGGCATCAAACGAACAGGCCACCGGTATTGCCCAGATTAATCTGGGCGTTGAACAGGTCGCCCAGGTTGTTCAGCAAAATTCAGCGACTGCTGAACAGAGTGCCGCTGCCAGCGAAGAGCTCTCCGGCCAATCGGTTCTGTTGAAACAAATGATTGATCAGTTCAAGATTCGAAAGGTTTAA
- a CDS encoding prenyltransferase: protein MDVNKNQIDLDQILAARYDNGSDFWATPDGRLGIEKPISTLTALMIMSELKVSTDHEALQGAAELVLAAIKDDGRVRTAPKGAIYPCQTAHAATALCRNGYADDPRVQSSLENLLSDRYEDGGWRCKKFTFGHGPETDFSNPGVTLLALDAFRCAGMHKGKTDLDRAVETLLDHWTVKKPIGPCHYGMGTLFMQVEYPFLRYNLFYYVYVLSFYEKAQKDERFKEALSALSKKLDGQNMMIVERPNRKLSNLDICRKGKPSEAATERYLEIINNLAEMN from the coding sequence ATGGATGTGAATAAAAATCAGATCGATTTAGACCAGATACTGGCTGCCCGCTATGACAACGGCTCAGATTTTTGGGCAACCCCGGACGGACGCCTGGGCATTGAAAAACCAATCAGCACCCTGACAGCACTGATGATCATGAGTGAGTTAAAAGTATCAACAGATCATGAAGCACTTCAGGGCGCAGCTGAACTGGTTCTGGCGGCAATAAAAGATGACGGTCGGGTGCGCACTGCCCCTAAGGGCGCAATCTATCCCTGCCAGACGGCTCATGCAGCAACAGCACTGTGCCGAAATGGTTATGCGGATGACCCGCGGGTCCAGTCTTCCTTGGAGAATCTGCTTTCAGACCGATACGAGGATGGTGGTTGGCGGTGTAAAAAGTTTACCTTCGGACACGGTCCGGAAACCGATTTTTCTAACCCTGGGGTAACGCTCTTAGCCCTGGACGCATTTCGTTGCGCGGGAATGCATAAAGGAAAAACGGATTTAGATCGGGCAGTTGAAACGCTGCTGGATCATTGGACCGTCAAGAAGCCCATTGGTCCTTGTCACTATGGTATGGGAACCTTGTTTATGCAAGTGGAGTACCCGTTTCTGAGATATAACCTGTTTTATTATGTTTATGTGCTTTCCTTTTATGAAAAAGCCCAAAAGGATGAACGTTTTAAAGAAGCATTGTCGGCATTAAGTAAGAAACTAGATGGCCAGAACATGATGATTGTAGAACGTCCTAATCGCAAACTGAGTAACCTGGATATTTGCAGAAAAGGGAAACCCTCAGAAGCCGCCACCGAACGCTATTTAGAAATCATAAACAATCTGGCGGAAATGAATTAG
- a CDS encoding MerR family transcriptional regulator, with translation MIISEMAKLTNITEHTLRYYEKKELITVSRDERGRRSYDENEIEWIRFIQRLKETGMLLRDIKKYSDLRAEGDKTIPERLEMLEKHRVFVIAEQNKWVRNLDNLDIKIEFYKKRV, from the coding sequence ATGATTATTAGTGAAATGGCGAAGTTGACAAATATCACTGAACATACCCTGCGGTATTATGAGAAAAAAGAATTGATTACTGTTTCACGGGATGAGCGTGGCAGGCGCAGTTATGATGAAAATGAAATCGAATGGATTCGCTTTATTCAGAGACTTAAGGAAACCGGAATGCTCCTGCGTGATATAAAAAAATATTCAGATCTGCGAGCAGAAGGCGATAAAACCATTCCCGAAAGATTGGAAATGCTGGAGAAACATCGCGTATTTGTGATTGCTGAACAGAATAAATGGGTTAGAAATCTTGATAACCTGGATATAAAAATAGAATTTTATAAAAAAAGAGTGTAG
- a CDS encoding carboxymuconolactone decarboxylase family protein — MNQTRYEIGTEQLKKIDGIGGEKVIESLKDIAPDLGKYIIEFAFGDIYPREGLSLQERELITITSLLTVGGCEPQLDVHINGALNVGISPEKIIEAFIQCIPYTGFPKVLNAVTVAKHVFMTREKTQSK; from the coding sequence ATGAATCAAACACGTTATGAAATTGGAACCGAACAGCTTAAGAAAATCGATGGTATCGGGGGCGAAAAGGTGATCGAATCACTTAAAGACATTGCCCCAGATTTGGGAAAATATATTATTGAATTTGCCTTTGGCGATATCTATCCCCGGGAGGGACTATCCCTTCAGGAACGGGAACTGATCACCATCACCAGCCTATTGACCGTCGGTGGCTGCGAACCGCAGTTGGATGTCCATATCAATGGGGCACTAAATGTGGGAATCTCGCCTGAGAAAATTATTGAGGCCTTTATTCAGTGTATTCCCTACACTGGTTTCCCCAAAGTTTTAAATGCCGTCACGGTGGCCAAACATGTTTTCATGACGCGTGAAAAGACACAAAGTAAATAA